A window of Psychromonas sp. CNPT3 contains these coding sequences:
- the fbaA gene encoding class II fructose-bisphosphate aldolase has translation MTKILDVVKPGVITGDDLQKVFAVAKEHKFALPAVNVVGSDSINAVLEAAAKVKAPVVIQFSNGGAVFNAGKGLKLEGQEAAILGAISGAKHVHAMAEAYGVPVILHTDHAAKKLLPWIDGLLTASEAHFAETGKPLFSSHMIDLSEEPLEENIAICGKYLARMAKMGMTLEIELGCTGGEEDGVDNSDMDESLLYTQPSEVDYAYVELSKISPRFTIAASFGNVHGVYKPGNVKLTPTILRDSQKFVSEKHGLEVNSLNFVFHGGSGSSEAEIKESIGYGVIKMNIDTDTQWACWDGIRVYEAANREFLQGQIGNPTGVDAPNKKYYDPRVWLRAGQASMVARLEKAFADLNAIDVL, from the coding sequence ATGACTAAGATCTTAGATGTTGTAAAACCTGGTGTTATCACTGGTGATGATCTGCAAAAAGTATTTGCAGTTGCAAAAGAGCATAAATTTGCACTTCCAGCTGTAAATGTTGTTGGTTCTGATTCAATCAATGCGGTACTTGAAGCTGCTGCTAAAGTAAAAGCGCCTGTTGTTATCCAGTTCTCTAACGGTGGCGCTGTATTTAATGCAGGTAAAGGTCTTAAACTTGAAGGTCAAGAAGCTGCTATTCTTGGTGCTATTTCTGGTGCTAAGCATGTTCATGCAATGGCTGAAGCTTACGGTGTACCGGTTATTCTACATACTGATCACGCAGCTAAAAAATTACTGCCTTGGATTGACGGGCTACTTACTGCTTCTGAAGCACATTTTGCAGAAACGGGTAAACCTCTTTTCTCTTCACACATGATCGATCTTTCTGAAGAGCCTCTAGAAGAAAACATCGCGATTTGTGGTAAATATTTAGCACGTATGGCTAAAATGGGTATGACACTAGAAATTGAACTAGGTTGTACTGGTGGTGAAGAAGACGGTGTTGATAACTCTGATATGGATGAGTCTTTACTTTACACTCAACCATCTGAAGTTGATTATGCATATGTTGAATTATCTAAAATCAGCCCACGTTTCACTATTGCAGCATCTTTTGGTAACGTACATGGCGTATACAAGCCAGGTAATGTTAAATTAACACCAACGATTTTACGTGATTCTCAAAAATTCGTTTCTGAAAAGCATGGTCTTGAAGTTAATTCTCTTAACTTTGTATTCCACGGTGGTTCTGGTTCATCTGAAGCTGAAATCAAAGAGTCTATCGGTTACGGTGTTATCAAAATGAACATTGATACAGATACACAGTGGGCTTGTTGGGATGGTATCCGTGTTTATGAAGCGGCTAATCGTGAATTCTTACAAGGTCAAATTGGTAACCCTACTGGCGTTGATGCACCAAACAAGAAATACTATGATCCACGTGTATGGTTACGTGCTGGTCAAGCGTCTATGGTTGCGCGTCTAGAGAAAGCATTTGCTGATCTTAACGCTATCGACGTACTATAA
- a CDS encoding phosphoglycerate kinase — MSVKKMLDLDLAGKRVFIRQDLNVPIKDGKVTSDARIRASIPTIKLALEKGAKLMITSHLGRPTEGGSAQENAAFSLQPVVDYLNEALDVPVRLVTDYLNGVELKAGEVVVLENVRFNKGEKKNDETLSKQLAALCDIYVMDAFGTAHRAQSSTNGIGLFAPIACAGPLLAGELEALAKAMDNPARPLVAIVGGSKVSTKLTVLESLSKIADQLVVGGGIANTFIAAQGHNVGKSLYEKDLVGIAKELMEKCSIPVATDVACAKAFDENAEAVIKNVADVEDDDMIFDLGPDSTKVLADIIKGAKTILWNGPVGVFEFKNFEAGTQGIAQAIADSDGFSIAGGGDTLAAIDKFGITADVSYISTGGGAFLEFVEGKKLPAVAMLELRAND; from the coding sequence ATGTCAGTAAAAAAAATGCTAGATTTAGATTTAGCCGGTAAACGTGTATTTATTCGTCAAGATTTAAACGTACCAATTAAAGACGGTAAAGTAACTTCAGACGCGCGTATCCGTGCTTCTATCCCGACAATTAAATTAGCCTTAGAAAAAGGGGCTAAATTGATGATAACTTCTCATTTAGGTCGCCCAACTGAAGGTGGCTCTGCACAAGAAAATGCAGCATTTTCTCTACAACCTGTTGTTGATTACTTAAATGAAGCATTAGACGTACCTGTTCGTTTAGTCACTGACTATTTAAACGGTGTTGAATTGAAAGCGGGTGAAGTGGTTGTTCTTGAAAATGTTCGCTTTAATAAAGGCGAAAAGAAAAATGATGAAACCTTATCTAAACAACTTGCTGCCTTATGTGATATCTATGTAATGGATGCTTTTGGTACTGCGCATCGCGCTCAATCATCTACTAATGGCATTGGTTTATTTGCACCTATTGCTTGCGCTGGTCCTCTACTTGCCGGTGAACTTGAAGCGTTGGCAAAAGCAATGGATAACCCTGCGCGTCCATTAGTTGCGATTGTGGGTGGTTCTAAAGTTTCTACTAAATTAACGGTTTTAGAGTCGCTTTCTAAAATTGCAGATCAATTGGTTGTGGGTGGCGGTATTGCAAATACATTTATTGCAGCTCAAGGCCACAATGTTGGTAAATCACTTTACGAAAAAGATTTAGTGGGTATTGCTAAAGAGCTAATGGAAAAATGTTCGATTCCAGTTGCAACAGATGTTGCTTGTGCAAAAGCGTTTGATGAAAATGCAGAAGCTGTGATCAAAAATGTTGCCGATGTAGAAGATGATGACATGATTTTCGATCTAGGACCCGATTCTACTAAAGTATTGGCAGATATCATTAAAGGCGCAAAAACAATTCTTTGGAATGGCCCTGTCGGCGTTTTTGAATTCAAAAACTTTGAAGCGGGCACACAAGGTATTGCACAAGCTATTGCAGACTCTGACGGTTTCTCTATTGCTGGCGGTGGTGATACTTTAGCTGCTATTGATAAATTTGGCATTACTGCAGATGTTTCATACATCTCTACGGGTGGTGGTGCTTTCCTTGAGTTCGTTGAAGGTAAAAAATTACCCGCAGTTGCTATGTTAGAGCTACGTGCAAACGACTAA